In Streptomyces camelliae, the sequence ACGGTGTTCCTGCTCGGCTCCCTCGCCGCCGACCGCGGGGCGCTGCGCTGGACCTTCGGGATCGGCGCCGCGCTCGCCAGCCTGTGCTGGTTCACCACGCTCGGCTTCGGCGCCCGGCTGCTCGGCCGCTTCCTGGCCCGGCCCGCCGCCTGGCGGGTGCTGGACGGCCTGGTCGCCGTCACCATGCTGGTCCTCGGCGTCATGCTCATGGCCGGATCCTGAGACAAACCGTTCGGCACACACGGGACTTCCTGAGATAGTCAGCCTCTCGAACGGAAAAGATGTAGCGAACAACCAGGACATCCGTGGACACGAGCGAGCGCAGCAGCACCGAACCCGGCTCCGCGACGGACCAGGAGGCGACGCCTCCGCCCCGGCGTGGCTGGCGCCGCTGGGCGATGGACACCCGCCCCCTGCGCATCCCCGCCTACCGGCGCCTGTGGACGTCGACCATTGTCACGGCCGTGGGCAGCCAGCTCACCGCCGTCGCCGTACCCAAGCAGATCTACGACATCACGCACTCCTCGGCCTGGGTCGGCTACGCGAGCCTGGCCGGACTCGTGCCCATGGTGGCGTTCGCGCTGTGGGGCGGGGCGGTCGCCGACACCGTGGACCGGCGCAAGCTGCTGCTGGTCACCAACAGCGGCATCGCGGTGACCTCGCTGCTGTTCTGGGCGCAGGCGGTCACCGATCTCGGCTCGGTCGCCGTCCTGATGGTGCTGCTCGCGCTCCAGCAGGCCTTCTTCGGCCTCAACTCCCCGGCCCGCAACGCCTCCATCGCCCGGCTGGTGCCCGCCGGGGAACTGCCCGCCGCGAACGCCCTCGGCTCCACGGTCACCCAGACCGGACTGGTCGCGGGTCCCCTGCTCGCCGGTGCGCTCATCCCGGTCATCGGGCTGCCGGAGCTGTATCTCATCGACGCCCTCGCGCTCTGCGTCACCGTCTGGGCCGTCCACCGGCTGCCCGCGCTGCCGCCGCTCGGCGACAGCGCCGCCCGCCGGGCCGGGATACGCGCGATAGCCGAGGGCTTCCGCTACATCTCCCGGCACCAGGTGCTGCTGCTGTCCTTCCTCGCCGACATCGTCGCCATGGTCCTCGGCATGCCCCGCGCCCTGTTCCCGCAGCTGGCCGCGCAGACCTACCACTCCTACGGCGAGGGGCTCGCGCTCGGCGTGCTGTTCGCCGGGATCCCGGTCGGCGCGGTGCTCGGCGGACTGTTCTCCGGGGTGTTCTCGCGGGCCCGCCGGCACGGCTGGATGGTGATCGGGGCGGTGGCCGGCTGGGGCGTGGCCGTCGCCGCGTCCGGGCTGAGCGCGAACCTCTGGGTGGCCATGGCCTTCCTCGCCCTGGCCGGGGTCGCCGACATGGTCTCGATGGTGTTCCGCGGCGCGATCCTGCTGTCCGCCGCGACCGACGAGATGCGCGGCCGGATGCAGGGCGTGTTCACGGTCGTCGTCGCCGGCGGACCGCGGCTGGCCGACGTGCTGCACGGCACCGCCGGTTCCGTCTTCGGCCCCCGGGCGGCCGTGGCGGGCGGCGGCGCCCTGGTCGTCGTGGTGATGCTGGCCCTCGCCGCCGCGGTGCCGGCGTTGCGCCGCTACCGGATCTGAGGTCCGGCTCAGAGAGGACCGGTGCGCCGCCGCATCGCGTACTGGTCCATCAGCTTGCCGCGGGTCGCCTCCAGGCGGCCCGCGAGGACCTCGGCCACCGTCCGCACCAGCGACAGCCCGAGCAGCGGATCCTCCACGCACAGCGCGAGCACCGCGGGCCCGTCGAACTGGTAGGCCCGTACGTCGGTGAAGGCCACCGCGCCGAAGTCCCACTCGTACGGCGGGAACAGCCAGGACCAGCCGAGCAGGTCGCCCGCGCCGAGCGTGGCGACCGTCACCCGCTGCCGGGAGGTGACGTGGTGGTCCAGATGGACAGCGCCGGAGCGGATCACCCAGAACCGGTCGGCGGTGCCGCCGGCCTCGAAGATACGGGTGTCCTCCGGGAAGGAGACCTCCTGGGCCAGCTCCATCAGGCGCTCGCGCTGCTGCTGGGGCAGGGCGGTGAGCAGTTTGATCGCTTTGGTCATGGCACGGGGCTCCTCGCCGGCGGCGGTTCCGGGTGATGTCCGTAAGCCCATTTCAGCCGCTGCCGCCGTACGGGGCACCTCGAAGGAGGGGCATGTCCGCGCCGGATCACCTGTCCGGTGGCGCGCGGGCACTGAAAAGCCCTGGCTGGACGGGGGAGGCCAGCCAGGGCAGCTTGTGGTGACGCTCAGCGGGAGGGAAGGACGGTTCCGGTCCGCTCCGGCATCACGTATGTATGAACGATAAACCATTCGATATGCCGGAGCATCATCAGGAGCGGGTCACGTGACCTGTTTCACCCTCCCGCCCGAGCCCGAGCCCGAGCCCGCGTCGGCGCCCGGCCTGGGCACGCCCAGCGGCCGGGCCAGACCCGAGACCGCCTCGTCCAGGCGCTGGAGATGGCGCAGCACCCGGTCGGTCACCCGGCCGTAGCGCGGGGTGCGCAGGGTGCCCGGCTCCAGCATCGAGGCGATGCTCGGACCGGTCTCGATGGCGGCCGCGGAGCGCGGGTCGGCGACATGGGCCGCGATCGCCTCGATGTTGCGCAGCATGCGCGCGCACGCCCCGCTCAGCCGGGGATCCGCGGCGATCGACGGGTGCGTCGGCAGCAGCTCGGCCGTGGCCGCGAGGGAACGCGCGTGATAGGCGCAGGTCTCCAGCAGCGCCACGACGTACCGGGCGGTGTCCCGGCGTGAGCGCAGCGGGGTGATCGGATGCGTCAGCGGGTCGATGGCCGCGCGCAGATCGGCCAGTGCCTGGTCCAGCTCGCGCGCCTGCTCCACCAGGTCGGCGCCCGCCCCGCCGCTCAGCTGGTCGACGGCGGCCCGGGCGACCCCGGCCAGCCGGTCCAGCACCTCGACGAGCAGCTCGTTGGTCCGGCGGTCGGTGTGGATCGGCAGCACCACCGCCGCCGCGATCACCCCGCAGGCCGCGCCGAGCGCCGTCTCCTCCACCCGCAGCACCAGCACCGACAGGCTGTAGGTGTTCAGCAGCGTGTACAGCAGCCCCAGCGCCGCCGTCACGAAGAACGACATCAGCGTGTACGACAGGGGCGCCGTGTAGAACATCGCGAAGACGAACACCAGCACCAGCGCGAACGCCGTCCATGTGTGGTGCCCGACCAGCCCGGCGAGCCCGATGCCGGCCACCACGCCGAGCACCGTGCCCAGCAGCCGGCGGTAGCCCTTGACCAGGATCTCCCCGGTGGAGGCGGTGTTGATGAACACGATCCAGCAGGTCAGCACCGCCCAGTACCAGCGGTGGCTGGACAGCAGCTCGCCGCCCGCGATGGCCAGCGAGGAGCCGACGGCCACCTGGACCGCGGCCCGTGTGGTGGGCCGCCCGAGCCCGGTCGGCTCCGCCTTCTCGGCCTCGCGCTCCTCGCCCGCCCCGATCGCGGCGTCCTCCGCGTCCAGCTCCTCCCGCGAGCGGGTGGTCGCCGGGCTGTCGTCCGACTCGTCCTGCGCCCCGTCCAGAGCGACCCGCAGACCGAGCGCGGCCCGCGCGGCCTCGCCGAGACCGCGGAAGACGTCCTGCACGGCCGGGGAGGCCTTCGGCAGGTTGTCCTCCTCGCGGTAGCCGAGCAGCCGGTTGCGCAGATGGGCGAGCGCGGTGCCCCGGGCCTCGCCGACCGGCCGCAGCATCAGCAGCCGCAGCGCCTGAAGGTCCCTTCGCAGCGCCGCCGTCGCCTCGTCCCGCACCGGCAGCGAGCCGCCGGAGGGCAGGTGGGCGCCGGGCAGATGCAGGGTGAGGGTGTCGGTCCGCTCGGCGCTGCGCGCGGTGAGCAGCAGCAGGCCGAGCCGCTCGGAGGCGATCTCGGCGTCGGCGATCCGGCGCTGCAGCAGCCGCGCCACCGCCGGGTCGGAGGTGCCGTCTTCCAGCCGCCCCTGGATCATCAGCGCCGTCTCGTGCAGCCGGGCGGTGGCGGCGCGCAGTTCCTCCAGCACCTTGTCGACCGCGTCCGGCCCGGCGTCCAGCAACTCGGCCTGTACGGCGATCAGCTGGGCGAGCCGGGCGCGGAAGGCCCGCCGCAGCCGGTCCAGGGTGCCCGCCGGGGTCTGCGGCAGCAGCACGAACCGCGCGAGGGCGCTGCACGCGAACGCCACGCAGATGACCCCGTACAGCGCGGGCAGCACGGCGGTGGTCGCGTGGACGAACAGCGACAGGAAGTAGATCTGGAAGCCGATCAGCCCCAGCGCCGTACCGCGGTCACCGAAGCGCCGGCCGTAGACCGCGGCGAAGATGAGCACGACGAAGAACAGGTCGCCGACGACGACCCGTTGGTTCAGCAGCGCGCCCAGCGACACCGAGGCCAGCGCCACCGGCAGGCCGAGCGCGAGCGTGACCGCCTGCTGGGCGCGCGACTTCTCCCGGATGGCGAAGGTCGACACCATCGCCGCCATGGCACCGGCGACCAGATGCGGCACCGGCACCCGCAGGGCGGCCAGGACGGCGAGGGTGAGGGCGATCGCGGTGACCGTGCGCAACCCCGCGGTCAGCCGCAGCAGCCCGGGATCGGACGCCGCGAGCCGGTCCCGCATCCGTACCCGCCCCGACCGTCCCGCTGCCCTCACGCCGCCGCGCTCTCTCCCGTGCCAGAAATCGATCTCCGTCCCAGCATCGCACGTCGTGATCGGAGGAACGCCACCCGGTGGGGACCGGTCAGGAACTCTCGCCCGCCCCGCCCTCCACCCGGGCCCGCAGCTCCTCCGGGGTCAGATACGCGTCCGTGTGCTCGAACTCCTTCAGCCGGCCGGACCTGTGGGCCTGGAAGCCGGTGCGGACGAAGTCGTCGCCGCCGACGGCGTTCAGCAGCCAGTTGGTCATCACCCTGGTCTTGGCCACGTTGGTGCGCAGCGCCGACCAGTGGTAGCCGCGGGCGACGGCCTGGGCGGGCACCCCGCGCAGCTCGACGCCCAGCGGCTTGGACACCGCGTCCTTGCCGCCGAGGTCCACGACGAGTCCCAGGTCCCTGTGCACGTACGGCGTCAGGGTCTCGCCGCGCAGGGTCGCGATGACGTTCTCGGCGACCTTCTTGCCCTGCCGCATGGCGTGCTGCGCGGTGGGCGGGCAGACCGCGCCCGACTCGTCCTTGGCGAGGTCGGGCACGGCGGCCGCGTCCCCGAGGGCGAACACCCCGTCGTGCCCGGGCACGGTCATCTCCGCGGTGACCGCCAGCCGGCCGCGCACCGTCTCCGCGCCGAGCGTGCCGATCAGCGGGCTGGCGACCACACCGGCCGTCCAGATCAGCGTGTGCGTCGGCACCACCCGGCCGTCGGTGAACGTGACCTCCTCGGCGCCGGCCTTCTCGATCGACACCCCGAGCGAGACGTCGATACCGCGCCGGCGCAGGATCTCCTGCGCGCTGCGCCCGAGCTTCTCGCCGAGCTCCGGCATCAGACGCGGCGCGATGTCGATGAGATGCCACTTGATCAGGCCGGGGTCGATGCGCGGATAGCGCTGTACGGCGGCGTGGGTGAGCCGTTGGAGACAGGCGGCGGTCTCGGTGCCGGCGTATCCGCCGCCCACCACCACGAACTGCAGTCGCGCGGCCCGCTCGACCGGGTCGTCGCAGGCGTCGGCGAGGTCCAGCTGGGTGATGACGTGGTCGCGGATGTAGGCGGCCTCGGCGAGGGTCTTCATCCCGAAGGCGTGCTCGGTCAGCCCCGGGATGTCGAAGGTGCGGGTCACGCTGCCCGGGGTGAGCACGATGTAGTCGTACGGCTCGTCGACGACCGTGTCGTTGATGGTGCGTACGACGCACACCTTGGCCTTCAGGTCCACGCCGATCGCGGCGCCCGGCAGGATCCGGGTGCGGTACTTCTTGCTGCGGCGCAGGCTGAGGGCGACCGACTGCGGGGTGAGCACACCCGAGGCGACCTGGGGCAGCAGTGGCAGATAGAGCTGGTAGGAGAACGGCGTCACCAGGGTGACGTCGGCCTCGTCGGGGGCGAGCTTCCGCTCCAGGCGGCGGACGCACTCGACTCCGGCGAAGCCTGCGCCAACCACCAGGATCCTGGGTCGTGTCACGGTGTTCATCCCTTTCTGCGGCACCAGGCGGTCCGACTCGACGCCGTTCGCGTGCCCTGGATCGCTGCACACACCCTTCGATCCCACCGTGACCCGAGCCGTTCCGCCAGCTGGGGTGCGGCAGGCAGACGAACGCGTGGGCTCCAGCATGCCCCTACATCGGGGCGAGTAACCGGTTTTTCACACAGATACTCGTCGCACACATGCCGATCCGGTCCGACCGTGTCCGCTCAGCGGAACGGGCGCCTCCGCTCAGCGGAAGACGTCGTCGGGCTCGTCCCAGTCCGCCGGCTCCGGCACCCCCCGACCGGCCCGCGAGCGCGCCTGGTACATCGCGTCGATCTCGGCGGCGTAATGGCGCACGATCGCGTCCCGGCGCAGCTTCATCGACGGAGTGAGCAGGCCGGCCGTCGCGGCGAACGGCTCCGGCAGGACGCGGTGGACCCGGATGGACTCCGCGCGGGAGACGGCGCTGTTCGCGGAGGCCACGGCACGGGCGATCTCCTCCCGCAGCGCGTTCTCCTCACGGCTCTCCCGGCCGGGGCCCTCGCGTGGCAGCGCCAGCGCGCCCCGCCAGTGCGCGAGGAACTCCGGGTCCAGCGTGATCAGCGCGCCGACACAGGGCCGGTCGTCACCGAGCACGACGGCCTGGTGGACCAGCGGGTGCATCCGCAGCCGCTGCTCCAGCAGGGCCGGGGCCACGCTCTTGCCGCCGCTCGTGACGATGACGTCCTTCTTGCGCCCGGTGATCGTCAGATAGCCCTCGGAGTCCAGCCGCCCGATGTCCCCGGTGGCCAGCCAGCCGCCGCGCAGCACGGCCCGGGTCGCCGCCTCGTCGCCGACGTACCCCTGGAACACCGACGGGCCGCGCACCAGGATCTCCCCGTCGTCGGCCACCTGCACCTCCGTGCCGGGCAGCGGCCGGCCCACGGTCCCGGACTTCGCCCGGCCGAGCGGCTGCATGGTGATGCCGCCGGAGGCCTCGGTGAGCCCGTAGCCGTCGTTGACGACGATCCCCATGCCCTCGTAGAACAGGGTCAGTTCACGGCTGAGCGAGGAGCCGCCGGAGGTGCCGCGCACCACCCGGCCACCGAGCGCCGCGCGCAGCCTGCGGTACACCGTCCGCTCGAACAGGGCGTGCTGCAGCCGCAGTTCGAGCCCGGGACCCGGCCCGGTGCCCAGCCGCCGGCGCTCCTCGGCCGCGGCGAAGTCCCGCGCGGTCTGCGCGGCCCGCTCGAACAGAGTGCCCCGGCCCGCCTGTCCGGCCGCGCGCAGGAAGTTCTTGTACAGCTTCTCGAACACCGACGGCACGCCGTACAGATACGTCGGCCGGAACGTGCCGAGCGCCGACGCCAGCGCGGTCTCGGACAGCTCCGGCTCGTGCGCCATCAGCACCCCGCCACGGACACACGTGAGCATGATCATGATGCCGTACACATGCGAGAACGGCAGGAAGGCCAGCACCGACGGCTGTTCGCCCGGCGGCGCGGCCGTGTGCAACCAGCCGGCCAGCACGGTGTCACAGGGGTAGGCCAGGCCGCGGTGGCTCAGCGCGCAGCCCTGGGGACGGCCCGAGGTGCCCGAGGTGTAGACGACGGCCGCGGTGGCGTCCGGCAGCACGATCCGGCGCAGCGACTCCACGGTGGTGTACGGCACCGTCGCGCCCCGCTGGACGAGGTCGGGCAGCGCCCCCGCGTCCAGCTGCCACACATGGCGCAGCCGGGGCAGGCGGGTGCACACCGTGCCGACGGTCATGACGCCCTGCTCGTCCTCCACGACCACGGCCACACAGCCGGCGTCCCGCAGGATCCACTCGACCTGCTCGCGCGAGGAGGACGGATGGACCGGCACCACCTCCGCACCCACGGCCCACAGCGCATGGGCGAAGACGGTCCACTCGTAGCGGGTGCGGGCCATCACGGCCACCCGGTTCCCGGGCGAGATCCCGGCCGCGACCAGTCCCTTGGCCAGGTCGACCACCTCGTCCCGCAGCTCGATCGCGGTCACCTCCTGCCACACGGTGGCCGCGGGGTCCGCGCGGTGGGCGAGGAGCGGCAGCGCGGGGCTGCGCTCCGCGGTGTCGAAGACGCTGTCGGCGAGGCCCCCGGTGAGCGGTGGGGCAACGGCGGGAGCGAGGGCGACGTCGCGCATGCGCTGCTCCTGGAGGTACGGAGGGTCACACCGCCGATCGGCTCTGTGGTCGGCAGTGCTCGAATGTAGCCGAGGCGAGCGCGTTCGGTGCATCGAACGGGGAAGTTGTGATCGGTTGATGACCTGGCCGTGTCCGTTCCTGGCGAGGTGCGTCCCCCGACGCCGGATCGCTCAGCTCTCGGCGCTCAGCCCTGGGTGCGCCGGACGCACTCGGTGACGACCTCGCGCAGGCTGCCCGTGCGCTCCATCAGCCGGAGCTGCTCGCGCGCGCCCGTGCCCCGGTGCAGCAGCTCGTCGACGGCCTCCTCGGCCAGGGCCGTGTCCCCGCTGTCGGCGAGCGCCTCCCCGCTGTGCTCCAGCAGGGTGCGCACCACCTCGGGCGCCGGCCGGGGCCGCATCGTCACGGGGTCGAGCAGCTCCCGGTCCAGGCCGGTGTGGGCGGCGTGCCAGGCGGCCAGCCGGAGCAGGCTCACACTGTGGTCGGGCGCCGGCCGCCCGGCCCGCCAGTCCCGGGCGGCCGTCTCCACCAGGGCGCGGGCCAGGGTGGCGAGCAGCATGGTGGTCTCGGCGCGCAGGCACACGTCCGCCACCCGGATCTCCACCGTCGGGTACTTCGCGGACAGCCGCGCGTCGAAGTACACCATCCCCTGGTCGAGGATGACCCCGCTGGCCAGCATGTCCGCCACCTGCCCGTGATAGCGCGCGGGCGAGCCGAACAACTCGGTCGGCCCCGCCGACGGACAGCGGCTCCACAGCCGGCTGCGGAAGCTGACGTACCCGGTGTCCCGGCCCTGCCAGTACGGTGAGTTGGCGCTGAGCGCGCGCAGCACGGGCAGCCACGGCCGCAGCCGGTCGAGGACGGCGACGCCCTCCTCGTCGGACTCCACCGCCACATGCGCGTGACACCCGCACACGAGCCAGTCCTGGGTGGCGATCCCGTACTGCTCCGCCATCCACCGGTAGCGGTCGTTCGGGGTGAGCGCGCCGGTGACCGGCACCGGGCAGGTGGCCAGCGCGGCGACCGCGCAGCCCACCTCGCCCGCGAGCCGGGCCGCCTCCTTGCGGGAGCGCACGACATCGGCGCCGAGGTCCGCCATGTCCGTGTGCGGACGCGTGGCGAATTCCAGCATCTGGCCGAACACCTCCAGCTGGAACAGGTCCTGCCCGGGGTCCTCCTGGACGGCCCGGGTGAGGACGGCGGCCGACAGCGCCTTCGGCTCGCCGGTGTCCGGATCGACCAGAAGAAGTTCCTCCTCCACACCGACAGTGCGCACGTGGGGCCGCCCTTCTGTTCAGGCCACGAGGGGCAGACGAGAGTCCGTACGACCCTGACTGCCCCTCGGGCGTCCGCCCGACTCCTGCGAGTTCAGGGCACGGGCGTCAACCAGACAGTGGCGAGCGGCGGCAGCGTGACCCGCACAAACCCGTCCTTTGGCCGGAAGGGAACCCCGGGGGCCCCGGCGCCGACAC encodes:
- a CDS encoding MFS transporter; its protein translation is MDTSERSSTEPGSATDQEATPPPRRGWRRWAMDTRPLRIPAYRRLWTSTIVTAVGSQLTAVAVPKQIYDITHSSAWVGYASLAGLVPMVAFALWGGAVADTVDRRKLLLVTNSGIAVTSLLFWAQAVTDLGSVAVLMVLLALQQAFFGLNSPARNASIARLVPAGELPAANALGSTVTQTGLVAGPLLAGALIPVIGLPELYLIDALALCVTVWAVHRLPALPPLGDSAARRAGIRAIAEGFRYISRHQVLLLSFLADIVAMVLGMPRALFPQLAAQTYHSYGEGLALGVLFAGIPVGAVLGGLFSGVFSRARRHGWMVIGAVAGWGVAVAASGLSANLWVAMAFLALAGVADMVSMVFRGAILLSAATDEMRGRMQGVFTVVVAGGPRLADVLHGTAGSVFGPRAAVAGGGALVVVVMLALAAAVPALRRYRI
- a CDS encoding cyclic nucleotide-binding domain-containing protein; amino-acid sequence: MTKAIKLLTALPQQQRERLMELAQEVSFPEDTRIFEAGGTADRFWVIRSGAVHLDHHVTSRQRVTVATLGAGDLLGWSWLFPPYEWDFGAVAFTDVRAYQFDGPAVLALCVEDPLLGLSLVRTVAEVLAGRLEATRGKLMDQYAMRRRTGPL
- a CDS encoding FUSC family protein, producing the protein MRDRLAASDPGLLRLTAGLRTVTAIALTLAVLAALRVPVPHLVAGAMAAMVSTFAIREKSRAQQAVTLALGLPVALASVSLGALLNQRVVVGDLFFVVLIFAAVYGRRFGDRGTALGLIGFQIYFLSLFVHATTAVLPALYGVICVAFACSALARFVLLPQTPAGTLDRLRRAFRARLAQLIAVQAELLDAGPDAVDKVLEELRAATARLHETALMIQGRLEDGTSDPAVARLLQRRIADAEIASERLGLLLLTARSAERTDTLTLHLPGAHLPSGGSLPVRDEATAALRRDLQALRLLMLRPVGEARGTALAHLRNRLLGYREEDNLPKASPAVQDVFRGLGEAARAALGLRVALDGAQDESDDSPATTRSREELDAEDAAIGAGEEREAEKAEPTGLGRPTTRAAVQVAVGSSLAIAGGELLSSHRWYWAVLTCWIVFINTASTGEILVKGYRRLLGTVLGVVAGIGLAGLVGHHTWTAFALVLVFVFAMFYTAPLSYTLMSFFVTAALGLLYTLLNTYSLSVLVLRVEETALGAACGVIAAAVVLPIHTDRRTNELLVEVLDRLAGVARAAVDQLSGGAGADLVEQARELDQALADLRAAIDPLTHPITPLRSRRDTARYVVALLETCAYHARSLAATAELLPTHPSIAADPRLSGACARMLRNIEAIAAHVADPRSAAAIETGPSIASMLEPGTLRTPRYGRVTDRVLRHLQRLDEAVSGLARPLGVPRPGADAGSGSGSGGRVKQVT
- a CDS encoding NAD(P)/FAD-dependent oxidoreductase, whose product is MNTVTRPRILVVGAGFAGVECVRRLERKLAPDEADVTLVTPFSYQLYLPLLPQVASGVLTPQSVALSLRRSKKYRTRILPGAAIGVDLKAKVCVVRTINDTVVDEPYDYIVLTPGSVTRTFDIPGLTEHAFGMKTLAEAAYIRDHVITQLDLADACDDPVERAARLQFVVVGGGYAGTETAACLQRLTHAAVQRYPRIDPGLIKWHLIDIAPRLMPELGEKLGRSAQEILRRRGIDVSLGVSIEKAGAEEVTFTDGRVVPTHTLIWTAGVVASPLIGTLGAETVRGRLAVTAEMTVPGHDGVFALGDAAAVPDLAKDESGAVCPPTAQHAMRQGKKVAENVIATLRGETLTPYVHRDLGLVVDLGGKDAVSKPLGVELRGVPAQAVARGYHWSALRTNVAKTRVMTNWLLNAVGGDDFVRTGFQAHRSGRLKEFEHTDAYLTPEELRARVEGGAGESS
- a CDS encoding AMP-dependent synthetase/ligase produces the protein MRDVALAPAVAPPLTGGLADSVFDTAERSPALPLLAHRADPAATVWQEVTAIELRDEVVDLAKGLVAAGISPGNRVAVMARTRYEWTVFAHALWAVGAEVVPVHPSSSREQVEWILRDAGCVAVVVEDEQGVMTVGTVCTRLPRLRHVWQLDAGALPDLVQRGATVPYTTVESLRRIVLPDATAAVVYTSGTSGRPQGCALSHRGLAYPCDTVLAGWLHTAAPPGEQPSVLAFLPFSHVYGIMIMLTCVRGGVLMAHEPELSETALASALGTFRPTYLYGVPSVFEKLYKNFLRAAGQAGRGTLFERAAQTARDFAAAEERRRLGTGPGPGLELRLQHALFERTVYRRLRAALGGRVVRGTSGGSSLSRELTLFYEGMGIVVNDGYGLTEASGGITMQPLGRAKSGTVGRPLPGTEVQVADDGEILVRGPSVFQGYVGDEAATRAVLRGGWLATGDIGRLDSEGYLTITGRKKDVIVTSGGKSVAPALLEQRLRMHPLVHQAVVLGDDRPCVGALITLDPEFLAHWRGALALPREGPGRESREENALREEIARAVASANSAVSRAESIRVHRVLPEPFAATAGLLTPSMKLRRDAIVRHYAAEIDAMYQARSRAGRGVPEPADWDEPDDVFR
- a CDS encoding glutamate--cysteine ligase 2; its protein translation is MRTVGVEEELLLVDPDTGEPKALSAAVLTRAVQEDPGQDLFQLEVFGQMLEFATRPHTDMADLGADVVRSRKEAARLAGEVGCAVAALATCPVPVTGALTPNDRYRWMAEQYGIATQDWLVCGCHAHVAVESDEEGVAVLDRLRPWLPVLRALSANSPYWQGRDTGYVSFRSRLWSRCPSAGPTELFGSPARYHGQVADMLASGVILDQGMVYFDARLSAKYPTVEIRVADVCLRAETTMLLATLARALVETAARDWRAGRPAPDHSVSLLRLAAWHAAHTGLDRELLDPVTMRPRPAPEVVRTLLEHSGEALADSGDTALAEEAVDELLHRGTGAREQLRLMERTGSLREVVTECVRRTQG